Below is a genomic region from Ketogulonicigenium vulgare WSH-001.
GGCGATTACCCGATCCTGTTCAAAGGCAACCGTGGCCGCGTGGCGCATGAATGCATCATCGACACCCGCCCCTTTGCCGAATTCGGCGTCACCGTCGAGGATATCGCCAAACGTCTGATCGACAACGGCTTCCACGCCCCAACCATGAGCTGGCCCGTCACCGGCACGCTGATGGTCGAGCCGACCGAGTCCGAAACCAAGGCCGAGATCGACCGCTTTGTCACCGCACTGAAAGCCATCCGCGAAGAAATCCGCGATGTCGAAGATGGCGTCATCAGTGCCGAGGAAAGCCCGCTGCGTTTTGCGCCCCATACGGTCGAAGATCTGGTTGCCGACTGGACACGCAAATATCCCCGTGCGCAGGGTTGCTTCCCGCCCGGCGCCTTCCGCGTTGACAAATATTGGCCGCCGGTGGGCCGCGTCGACAACGTGCATGGCGACCGCAACCTGATCTGCATCTGCCCACCCTTGGAAAGCTATGTCGATTAAGGCAGATCACTGTCATACGCTAACAATGTGGCGGGCCAGCAACGGCCCGCGACATCACATAAAATAGACTAAATTTTCAGCACATATCTCTTGATTGGTATCGGGCACAGGTATAGCTGCCCAGCCATCAGTTCCGGGTTATCCGGTTCGCAGCAATGCAATTCAGGTGCAAAATGTCTGATTCGGTGCCACAGCAGGGCGTTCAACTGCAACAGGTATCGCCGGGGCAAAGCCAAGCGTCGTCTCGCCCCGACACCGCAACCCGCGGTCAAATCCAATCCTATGATCAATCGCCGTCGCAAATGGGCGCGGCATCGGTGGATGACAGCTATCCACCGCGCGTGATTTTCCGCGATCTGGCCAGCATTTAACGCGGCCATAGCGGCAGGAAACGGGGCCTATCCGATGGATAAGGCCCTGTTTTCATGGGCAGGTGCCCGCTTTTCGCTGCGGCGCTGGTAACAATTTGCACCCGAGCAATAGGCAAAGGCAGGATTTGCGCGTATACGCCTTGGCAATATGACGATGATTGCAACAGCCACAGGCGGTTTGATGAGAAGCACGACCCCCCTCTCTGGCGCGGATAACGCCGCACAAACGCCCAAAACCATGCGCACACTGTTCTTGTCGGACCTGCATCTTGGATCGCGCGGCGCGCAGGCCAAGATGGTGCTGGAATTTCTAGAGGCCTATGACGCCCCGACCATCTATCTGGTCGGCGATATCGTCGATGGCTGGCGTCTGAAGAAATCCTGGTATTGGCCGCAAAGCCATAACGAGGTTGTCCGCACCCTGCTGCGCAAGGCTGATAACGGTACGCGCATCATCTATCTGCCCGGCAACCATGATGAATTCCTGCGTGACTACCCCGGTGTCCACTTTGGCGGGATCGAGATTATCGACCGCGTGATCCACGTCACCGCCGATGGCAAACGCTATCTGGTTATCCATGGCGACCAATTCGATGCCGTCATCACCAAGGCCAAATGGCTCGCCCATGTCGGTGACTGGGCCTACACTTGGGCGATGGGGCTGAATTCGATCATCAACTTTGTGCGCCGCCGCATGGGCCTGTCCTATTGGTCGCTATCGGCTGTTGCGAAAAGCAAAGTGAAAAAAGCCGTGAATTTTATTGGCCACTTTGAAGACACCCTCTCGGTCGAGGCGCAGCGCAGCGGCACTGATGGTGTCATCTGCGGCCATATCCACGCCGCTGCAAACCATATGATGGGCGATGTCCATTATCTGAACACCGGTGACTGGGTTGACGGATGCACCGCCCTTGTGGAACACGAGAGCGGCGAATTCGAAGTGATCTACTGGAATCGCTCGAATATGTTGCAGCTTGCCGACAACCGCGTTGCCTGATCCCATTGCCGCCTGTTCAAAGACGACATAGCACCACATGTATACAATACTAGCCGCCTACGCCATCGGCAGCCTTATCGCCCAGGGCGTCACCTGCGCTGTCACGGCGCGCCACGCGAACAAACGCGTCCCCGCTGGCATCGCACCCGATGGCATCACCGTTTTGCGCCCTGTATCTGGGCTGCATCCGGGGATCGAGGACACGATCGCCTCCAGCTTTACGCTGGAAGGTTGTCCGCATGAGGTGATCTTCTGCATCTCGGACCCGCATGATCCGGCGATCCCGCTGGTGCAGGCCGCGCTTGCGGCGCATCCTGATCAGGATGCCAAGCTGCTCGTCGGTCTGGACGAAGCCAGCTTTAACCCCAAGATCGACAATCTGCAAAAGGGCTGGGCCGCGGCGAAATACGAAAAGGTGCTGATGGTTGACAGCAATGTCCGCCTGTCGCCCGACACATTGATGGTCGCCGAAGGGCTGCGCCAGCAACAGGATGTGGGCCTTGTCACCTCGCCCCCGCTTGCCGTCGCGCCCGAGGGGCTGGCGGCCGAGCTGGAAACGGCCTTCCTCAATTCGCACCAACTGCGCTGGCAATTGTTCGCGGATGCGCTGGGTTACGGTTTTGCCCAAGGCAAGCTGCTGTATCTGCGCAAGGAACAACTGGGCAATATGGGCCTGAACGCACTGACGGTGGAATATGCCGAGGACGCGGCCTCGACCAAAGTCATTCGCCGTCAGGGGATGCGTGTCGTGCTGATGCTGCCGCCGGTCAGCCAGATCGTCGGCAAGCGCAAGCTGCGCGGCATTTGGGGCCGTCAGGAACGCTGGGCGCAGCTGCGCTGGAATTCCTTTTCGACACAATATCTGGCCGAGATCTTTTCCGGCGCGTTTCTGCCCTTTGTCGCCGCTGCCATCGCTTTTGGCTGGTGGGCGCTGGCCTTTGCCGCGCTGTGGTATCTGATCGAGATCGTGATGATCCGCCGGTGCGGCTGGCATCTGAACGCGGTGCAGGTGGCCTGCCTGCCGGTGCGTGATCTGCTGCTGCCGGTCATCTGGGTAATCGGATTGTTGAAACGCACCTATGAATGGAATGGCCATATCATTCGGCTGTCCCGCGAAGGCCCGAATCAGGGATAATCTTCTACAAACCTACGCCCGCCCCATTGATTTAGGGCGGGCGTTTTACGGTGACCCGCAAAAAGTAGAACCATATTCCCTTTAGGCCGCAAAAATCGCCCATTCTTTTCGCTTGAAATAGACGACAGTTCGGGTCGATATTTCGCCATCGGCGGATTTCACCTTCCGCAACGCGATGACGGAAGGCTTGACCATGGTAAAACAGACGCTCGATCGGATTGACCGCAAGATCATTCATGAGCTGATGCGCGACGCGACATTACCGATTGCAGAACTTGCAGATCGGGTGAACCTGTCGCAAACGCCCTGCTGGAAACGTGTGCGCAAGCTGGAAACGGCAGGCGTGATCACCGGCCGCGTCGCGGTGGTCGATCCCAATTCCATCGGCCTTGGCCTGAGCGTCTTTGTCGAGATCGAGGCCACCGAACATACCGCCGAATGGCGCGGCGCGCTGACCCGCGTGGTGAAAGATTTCCCCGAGATTATCGAGGCGCATCGCATGGCCGGTGATGTCGATTACCTGCTGAAAGTCGCTGTGCCCGACATGGCCGCGTTTGACGCCTTTTACGTCAAACTGACCGAGACTCTGCCCTGCCGCAATGTGACCTCGAAATTTTCGATGGAGCGGATCAAGGCCACGACCGTGTGGCCGATCGACATCACGACCCCATAAGGCAGCGCCATGTCCATTGAAATCACCCAGCTTGCGAAACGCTTTGGCCAGACGAATGTGCTGCGCGGCATTGATCTAAAGGTCGAAAAGGGCGAGCTGGTCGCCCTTTTGGGCCCGTCGGGTTCGGGCAAGACGACGCTGCTGAAAATCATCGCCGGGCTGGAATGGCCCGATGCGGGCGGCTTGCACGTCGACGGCATTGATTGGCTGCAGCTTGCCGCCAAAGATCGCCGCATCGGCTTTGTCTTTCAGCATTACGCGTTGTTTCCGCATATGAAGGTGCGCGACAATCTGGCCTTTGGTCTAACCGTCGGCCCGCGCGCCGCGCGACCCGGCAAGGATGTGATCCGCGCCAAAGTGGATGAGCTGCTGCAATTCCTGCAAATCCCGCATCTGGCCGACCGCTTTCCGACCCAGCTTTCGGGCGGGCAAAAGCAACGTGTTGCACTGGGCCGCGCGCTGGCGATCACGCCCAACGTGCTGCTGCTGGACGAGCCGTTCGGCGCGCTGGATGCCGCCATCCGCCGCGACCTGCGCCGCTGGCTGCGTGATGTGCATGAGGCCACCGGATCGACCACGATTTTTGTGACCCACGATCAGGAAGAAGCGTTCGAGCTGGCCGACCGTGTCGTCGTCATGGGCGATGGCCAGATCGAACAGATCGGCACGGCGGATCAAATCCATGATCATCCGGCCTCGCCCTTTG
It encodes:
- a CDS encoding UDP-2,3-diacylglucosamine diphosphatase, which translates into the protein MRSTTPLSGADNAAQTPKTMRTLFLSDLHLGSRGAQAKMVLEFLEAYDAPTIYLVGDIVDGWRLKKSWYWPQSHNEVVRTLLRKADNGTRIIYLPGNHDEFLRDYPGVHFGGIEIIDRVIHVTADGKRYLVIHGDQFDAVITKAKWLAHVGDWAYTWAMGLNSIINFVRRRMGLSYWSLSAVAKSKVKKAVNFIGHFEDTLSVEAQRSGTDGVICGHIHAAANHMMGDVHYLNTGDWVDGCTALVEHESGEFEVIYWNRSNMLQLADNRVA
- a CDS encoding glycosyltransferase, coding for MYTILAAYAIGSLIAQGVTCAVTARHANKRVPAGIAPDGITVLRPVSGLHPGIEDTIASSFTLEGCPHEVIFCISDPHDPAIPLVQAALAAHPDQDAKLLVGLDEASFNPKIDNLQKGWAAAKYEKVLMVDSNVRLSPDTLMVAEGLRQQQDVGLVTSPPLAVAPEGLAAELETAFLNSHQLRWQLFADALGYGFAQGKLLYLRKEQLGNMGLNALTVEYAEDAASTKVIRRQGMRVVLMLPPVSQIVGKRKLRGIWGRQERWAQLRWNSFSTQYLAEIFSGAFLPFVAAAIAFGWWALAFAALWYLIEIVMIRRCGWHLNAVQVACLPVRDLLLPVIWVIGLLKRTYEWNGHIIRLSREGPNQG
- a CDS encoding Lrp/AsnC family transcriptional regulator: MVKQTLDRIDRKIIHELMRDATLPIAELADRVNLSQTPCWKRVRKLETAGVITGRVAVVDPNSIGLGLSVFVEIEATEHTAEWRGALTRVVKDFPEIIEAHRMAGDVDYLLKVAVPDMAAFDAFYVKLTETLPCRNVTSKFSMERIKATTVWPIDITTP
- a CDS encoding sulfate/molybdate ABC transporter ATP-binding protein; this encodes MSIEITQLAKRFGQTNVLRGIDLKVEKGELVALLGPSGSGKTTLLKIIAGLEWPDAGGLHVDGIDWLQLAAKDRRIGFVFQHYALFPHMKVRDNLAFGLTVGPRAARPGKDVIRAKVDELLQFLQIPHLADRFPTQLSGGQKQRVALGRALAITPNVLLLDEPFGALDAAIRRDLRRWLRDVHEATGSTTIFVTHDQEEAFELADRVVVMGDGQIEQIGTADQIHDHPASPFVARFMGATVELPVHLQAGRPTADGLDLTALTRRPLPDGAATLFARPQDITPQPDPAGAWRVTRRSSTGAQLRLLLTHPTLGEVEADLPRRDAPEGLVPGAPSRLRIAAGTIFATTAHHRSATASAAQPIPRKESHL